The following proteins come from a genomic window of Lycium ferocissimum isolate CSIRO_LF1 chromosome 4, AGI_CSIRO_Lferr_CH_V1, whole genome shotgun sequence:
- the LOC132051929 gene encoding phospholipase A1-Ibeta2, chloroplastic-like, with the protein MQIGTTLPNLHLFQAKGVNLKCNGCPILNTSVNTQTVKTLSSSSSTEMTKKHISNLEKLLLKTNPLDSNSNSKPVVEQSSNESLEKRRRNLLEGLNLANIWPDEMRKAAEEMSPRHLNRLKRLLSSKSIEYSPRNNLANRWKEYHGSNNWLGLLDPLDENLRRELIRYGEFIQAAYHCFHSDPATSAEECPSERHVALPDRSYKVTKSLYATSSIGLPKWVDDVAPDLGWMTQRSSWIGYVAVCDDRREIQRMGRRDIVIALRGTATCLEWAENFRDLLVEQNADDSVEGVVQSKVECGFLSLYKTSGHRVPSLAESVVNEVQRLIEQYKGEPLSITVTGHSLGAALSLLVADDLSTCVPNAPPVAVFSFGGPRVGNRGFADRLNDNNVKVLRIVNNQDVITRVPGMFVSEALDKKLRESGAGRVLEMLDCRMPWAYSHVGTEFRVDTRMSPFLKPNADVACCHDLEAYLHLVDGFTASDCPFRPNAKRSLVRLLNEQRSNFKRLYTSKGKDLTISLDREHNFPRSSCLPSPSS; encoded by the coding sequence atGCAGATCGGAACAACACTTCCAAATCTTCATCTTTTTCAGGCAAAGGGAGTTAACTTAAAGTGCAATGGTTGTCCAATATTAAACACTTCAGTAAATACACAAACTGTAAAAACACTCTCATCATCCTCATCTACAGAGATGACAAAAAAACACATTTCCAATCTTGAAAAGCTTCTATTAAAGACAAACCCACttgattcaaattcaaattcaaaaccaGTAGTTGAACAATCCAGTAATGAGTCTTtagaaaaaaggagaagaaactTGTTAGAAGGGCTTAATTTGGCTAATATTTGGCCGGATGAGATGAGAAAAGCTGCTGAAGAAATGTCACCAAGGCATTTAAATAGACTAAAGAGACTATTATCATCTAAATCAATCGAATATTCTCCTAGAAACAATCTTGCTAATCGATGGAAGGAATATCATGGTAGCAATAATTGGCTAGGTCTGCTTGATCCACTGGACGAAAATCTCCGAAGAGAATTAATTCGATACGGGGAGTTCATCCAGGCAGCTTACCACTGTTTTCATTCTGACCCCGCCACATCAGCAGAAGAGTGTCCGTCCGAGAGACACGTGGCGTTGCCGGATAGGTCGTACAAAGTGACCAAGAGCCTCTATGCAACTTCGTCTATTGGGTTGCCTAAGTGGGTGGATGACGTGGCGCCTGATCTCGGATGGATGACTCAGAGGTCTAGTTGGATTGGATACGTGGCGGTGTGTGATGACAGGAGAGAGATTCAACGAATGGGGAGGAGGGATATTGTTATCGCGTTACGGGGTACTGCCACGTGTTTAGAGTGGGCGGAGAATTTTCGGGACTTGTTAGTGGAACAAAATGCCGATGATTCTGTTGAAGGAGTAGTACAGTCTAAAGTAGAATGTGGATTTTTGAGCTTGTATAAAACAAGTGGTCATCGAGTTCCTAGTTTAGCTGAATCAGTAGTTAATGAAGTGCAAAGATTAATCGAACAATATAAAGGTGAGCCTTTAAGCATCACAGTCACTGGGCACAGTCTTGGTGCGGCATTATCCCTTTTAGTAGCAGATGATTTAAGTACGTGCGTGCCAAATGCACCGCCCGTGGCAGTTTTTTCCTTCGGTGGTCCACGAGTAGGCAACAGGGGTTTTGCAGATCGTCTTAACGATAACAACGTTAAGGTGTTACGTATCGTGAATAATCAAGACGTGATCACTAGAGTTCCAGGCATGTTTGTGAGCGAAGCGCTCGACAAAAAGCTTAGAGAATCGGGTGCGGGTCGTGTTTTAGAGATGTTAGATTGTAGGATGCCATGGGCATACTCACACGTCGGGACTGAATTTCGAGTTGACACAAGAATGTCACCTTTTTTGAAGCCTAACGCGGATGTTGCATGTTGCCATGATTTAGAGGCGTACTTGCATTTGGTGGATGGATTTACGGCATCTGATTGTCCATTTAGGCCTAATGCCAAGAGAAGTCTTGTGAGGCTGCTAAATGAACAAAGGTCTAATTTTAAAAGACTTTACACTAGCAAGGGAAAGGATTTGACTATCAGTCTTGATAGAGAACATAATTTCCCTAGGTCTAGTTGTTTGCCTAGTCCTtcatcatga
- the LOC132051928 gene encoding uncharacterized protein LOC132051928 isoform X1 — protein sequence MSKQVLDSVDSLSLPSEPPHIGNWFSSYAYESPVLSGIDDLKDTDGSRKIDAGDGRKRKIDDNSLLCGENVASQGDIELPFKVWRASDNLSFSSAISEPLDTKDCFSSYVPETPLSADSDDFRVPESIDIGFNEDTSSRGCKAGINSKEEYNSAENRTNVKSDSLSSGFNAALKGLVQCTNFVADNKRVVQDVDSSDDISLASEPPDIRNWFSSYVYESPNVDTIQDSILPDHEKELDDKVYSGFGEPQNSRNSLGTGFIHNEHRPVSKDLDADGTNNTGVSNEMSLERISQHTPYYKTMQNSKCGSPRYSDMVIEDSKTAGDNSETMSPQETNCKVSCIINHSSSEGEKLYRHAIHRKDSAENSSKSEDIVEPADDVEFKSSSETSVLSQKLSKRQAEEMMDKENHINDLQENGFRSTRKGRNNQVHKESPLPRPAAVQSPLSGVTVASNCHKHGLTRKVLAETTNLNPSVLETTGKWRCPQRTKPNLGPPLKQLRLEQWVRRA from the exons ATGTCTAAGCAG GTGTTGGATTCTGTAGACTCACTATCGCTTCCTTCTG AGCCTCCTCATATTGGAAATTGGTTCTCAAGCTATGCGTATGAATCGCCGGTTTTGAGTGGGATTGATGATTTAAAAGACACTGATGGCTCCAGAAAAATTGATGCTGGAGATGgcagaaaaagaaagatagatgATAATTCTTTGCTATGTGGTGAGAATGTAGCTTCACAAGGAGATATCGAACTTCCATTTAAG GTTTGGAGAGCTTCAGATAATCTCTCATTTTCTTCTG CGATATCAGAGCCTTTAGATACCAAGGATTGTTTCTCAAGTTATGTGCCTGAAACTCCCCTATCGGCTGATAGTGATGATTTTAGAGTCCCTGAATCAATTGACATCGGTTTCAACGAGGATACTAGCTCCAGAGGATGCAAAGCAGGCATCAACAGCAAGGAGGAATATAATTCTGCTGAAAATCGAACAAATGTGAAAAGCGATAGTTTGTCTTCTGGTTTCAATGCAGCTTTGAAGGGCCTTGTTCAGTGTACAAACTTTGTTGCAGATAACAAAAGGGTAGTTCAG GATGTGGACTCTTCAGATGACATTTCACTTGCTTCAG AACCTCCAGACATTCGGAACTGGTTCTCTAGCTATGTTTACGAATCTCCAAATGTGGATACTATTCAAGATTCCATACTTCCAGATCATGAGAAAGAATTAGATGACAAAGTGTATAGTGGCTTTGGGGAACCTCAGAATTCGAGGAATTCATTAGGAACTGGTTTTATCCACAATGAGCATCGACCTGTCTCAAAG GATCTGGATGCTGATGGGACAAATAACACAGGAGTCTCCAATGAAATgtctcttgaaaggatttctcAACATACTCCATATTACAAGACAATGCAGAACAGCAAATGTGGTTCACCAAGATACAGTGACATGGTAATTGAAGACAGTAAAACCGCTGGAGACAATTCGGAGACTATGTCCCCTCAAGAAACTAACTGCAAAGTATCCTGTATCATTAATCATTCAAGCTCCGAAGGTGAAAAATTATATCGACATGCAATTCACAGGAAGGATTCTGCAGAGAACAGCTCAAAATCTGAAGATATTGTTGAACCTGCTGATGATGTGGAATTTAAAAGTAGTTCAGAGACAAGTGTGTTAAGTCAGAAGCTATCCAAAAGGCAAGCTGAGGAAATGATGGACaaagaaaatcatataaatGACTTACAAGAGAATGGTTTTAGATCAACCAGAAAAGGCAGAAATAACCAAGTGCACAAGGAAAGTCCTTTGCCAAGGCCTGCTGCAGTGCAGTCTCCTTTAAGTGGGGTTACTGTTGCATCAAACTGCCACAAGCATGGTTTAACAAGAAAGGTACTTGCAGAAACAACCAACTTGAATCCTAGTGTTTTGGAGACAACAGGAAAATGGCGGTGCCCCCAGAGGACTAAGCCAAATCTTGGTCCTCCTTTAAAGCAGCTTCGACTAGAGCAATGGGTTCGTCGAGCTTAA
- the LOC132051928 gene encoding uncharacterized protein LOC132051928 isoform X2, whose translation MSKQVLDSVDSLSLPSEPPHIGNWFSSYAYESPVLSGIDDLKDTDGSRKIDAGDGRKRKIDDNSLLCGENVASQGDIELPFKVWRASDNLSFSSEPLDTKDCFSSYVPETPLSADSDDFRVPESIDIGFNEDTSSRGCKAGINSKEEYNSAENRTNVKSDSLSSGFNAALKGLVQCTNFVADNKRVVQDVDSSDDISLASEPPDIRNWFSSYVYESPNVDTIQDSILPDHEKELDDKVYSGFGEPQNSRNSLGTGFIHNEHRPVSKDLDADGTNNTGVSNEMSLERISQHTPYYKTMQNSKCGSPRYSDMVIEDSKTAGDNSETMSPQETNCKVSCIINHSSSEGEKLYRHAIHRKDSAENSSKSEDIVEPADDVEFKSSSETSVLSQKLSKRQAEEMMDKENHINDLQENGFRSTRKGRNNQVHKESPLPRPAAVQSPLSGVTVASNCHKHGLTRKVLAETTNLNPSVLETTGKWRCPQRTKPNLGPPLKQLRLEQWVRRA comes from the exons ATGTCTAAGCAG GTGTTGGATTCTGTAGACTCACTATCGCTTCCTTCTG AGCCTCCTCATATTGGAAATTGGTTCTCAAGCTATGCGTATGAATCGCCGGTTTTGAGTGGGATTGATGATTTAAAAGACACTGATGGCTCCAGAAAAATTGATGCTGGAGATGgcagaaaaagaaagatagatgATAATTCTTTGCTATGTGGTGAGAATGTAGCTTCACAAGGAGATATCGAACTTCCATTTAAG GTTTGGAGAGCTTCAGATAATCTCTCATTTTCTTCTG AGCCTTTAGATACCAAGGATTGTTTCTCAAGTTATGTGCCTGAAACTCCCCTATCGGCTGATAGTGATGATTTTAGAGTCCCTGAATCAATTGACATCGGTTTCAACGAGGATACTAGCTCCAGAGGATGCAAAGCAGGCATCAACAGCAAGGAGGAATATAATTCTGCTGAAAATCGAACAAATGTGAAAAGCGATAGTTTGTCTTCTGGTTTCAATGCAGCTTTGAAGGGCCTTGTTCAGTGTACAAACTTTGTTGCAGATAACAAAAGGGTAGTTCAG GATGTGGACTCTTCAGATGACATTTCACTTGCTTCAG AACCTCCAGACATTCGGAACTGGTTCTCTAGCTATGTTTACGAATCTCCAAATGTGGATACTATTCAAGATTCCATACTTCCAGATCATGAGAAAGAATTAGATGACAAAGTGTATAGTGGCTTTGGGGAACCTCAGAATTCGAGGAATTCATTAGGAACTGGTTTTATCCACAATGAGCATCGACCTGTCTCAAAG GATCTGGATGCTGATGGGACAAATAACACAGGAGTCTCCAATGAAATgtctcttgaaaggatttctcAACATACTCCATATTACAAGACAATGCAGAACAGCAAATGTGGTTCACCAAGATACAGTGACATGGTAATTGAAGACAGTAAAACCGCTGGAGACAATTCGGAGACTATGTCCCCTCAAGAAACTAACTGCAAAGTATCCTGTATCATTAATCATTCAAGCTCCGAAGGTGAAAAATTATATCGACATGCAATTCACAGGAAGGATTCTGCAGAGAACAGCTCAAAATCTGAAGATATTGTTGAACCTGCTGATGATGTGGAATTTAAAAGTAGTTCAGAGACAAGTGTGTTAAGTCAGAAGCTATCCAAAAGGCAAGCTGAGGAAATGATGGACaaagaaaatcatataaatGACTTACAAGAGAATGGTTTTAGATCAACCAGAAAAGGCAGAAATAACCAAGTGCACAAGGAAAGTCCTTTGCCAAGGCCTGCTGCAGTGCAGTCTCCTTTAAGTGGGGTTACTGTTGCATCAAACTGCCACAAGCATGGTTTAACAAGAAAGGTACTTGCAGAAACAACCAACTTGAATCCTAGTGTTTTGGAGACAACAGGAAAATGGCGGTGCCCCCAGAGGACTAAGCCAAATCTTGGTCCTCCTTTAAAGCAGCTTCGACTAGAGCAATGGGTTCGTCGAGCTTAA
- the LOC132054489 gene encoding uncharacterized protein LOC132054489 — MPKQNLVKNLFKGSSSQAQSQSQASSPSFGRVSLHPPQSTQPIQPNFPTSSFVGGSSSSVGGSSQHVAPSSSLDGISSQPTKRRKVRGVEVHGGNWHVQLIDEDEEVTKNARLKTRDVFNLENGWRIIVDFNEYGSAIGISAGLLAQVLGHLATNSRYFPIGFEKWPHMPKAFIDRVFTEILLPRFFFRIDQERAKSHVDSSLNNKWKEFRLKLWRAAWDPLKSKEEIIRKVPTGIPMDQWALFANYRLKEETQVL, encoded by the exons CATCATTTGGTCGAGTCTCTTTACATCCTCCACAGTCTACCCAACCTATACAACCCAACTTTCCGACTTCATCATTTGTTGGAGGCTCTTCATCATCTGTTGGAGGCTCATCACAGCATGTCGCTCCATCTTCATCATTAGATGGAATCTCTTCACAACCAACTAAACGTAGAAAAGTTAGAGGGGTGGAAGTCCACGGTGGTAATTGGCATGTCCAACTTATAG atgaagatgaagaagtgACAAAAAATGCTAGATTGAAGACTAGGGATGTCTTTAACCTAGAGAATGGGTGGCGGATAATTGTAGATTTTAATGAGTATGGTTCAGCTATTGGAATATCAGCTGGCCTACTTGCTCAAGTTTTGGGGCACCTTGCCACAAATTCTCGATACTTTCCCATTGGCTTTGAGAAATGGCCGCACATGCCTAAAGCATTTATCGACCGTGTTTTTACTGAAATCCTATTG CCTCGGTTTTTCTTTAGGATTGATCAAGAAAGAGCAAAGAGTCATGTTGATAGTTCACTCAATAATAAGTGGAAGGAGTTCAGGCTAAAGCTATGGCGTGCGGCGTGGGATCCATTAAAGAGTAAAGAAGAAATCATCAGGAAAGTTCCAACAGGCATTCCCATGGACCAATGGGCATTGTTTGCTAATTATCGCCTGAAAGAAGAAACACAGGTACTTTAA